Proteins from a genomic interval of Ptychodera flava strain L36383 chromosome 7, AS_Pfla_20210202, whole genome shotgun sequence:
- the LOC139137699 gene encoding acetyl-coenzyme A transporter 1-like, producing MPRKRKIPSSPVDQTTLDSELLFPHAPLASLPERRKDRLDSEETGDAETESESESDSMDGGRGLNGDKINIAVLLFLYVLQGIPLGLAGSIPMVLQSRHIGYKQQAMFSFVYWPFSVKLMWAPIVDALYSTSFGRRKSWLVPTQYLIGIFMIVLSQHVTDLLGNGEEDFIPDVFTLTVTFFMLNFLAATQDIAVDGWALTMLSRRNVGYASTCNTVGQTAGYFLGNVLFLALESSDFCNKYLRSEPLPYGIVTLSGFLYFWGFVFLITTSLVWWFKREKAEPSDDTEPGIIGTYKLLISIVQLPSVKAYIVILMTCKIGFSATDAATGLKLIEHGVPKERLALLAIPLIPLQIVLPWIISKYTAGPRPMDVFVKAIPYRLFMGIVLMLIVWWTPSFKSGNDEFPWYYYGLVMVCYGLHQITLYCMFVGGMAFHAKISDPAIGGTYMTLLNTLSNLGGNWPSTMALWFVDNLTWKSCIDGQIQGLDCDSKMNVEECTKAGGHCVTDFDGYYIEVIICFFIGFLWLLWKRKTVLRLQELDESAWKCT from the exons ATGCCAAGAAAAAGGAAAATACCAAGCTCACCAGTGGACCAAACTACTTTGGATTCAGAGTTGCTTTTCCCGCATGCACCCCTAGCATCTCTCCCTGAAAGAAGGAAAGATCGGTTGGATTCAGAAGAAACGGGAGACGCTGAAacagaatctgaatctgaatctgattcAATGGATGGGGGAAGAGGATTAAATGGGGACAAAATTAATATAGCTGTACTGTTGTTCTTGTATGTCCTTCAAGGAATTCCTTTGGGATTGGCAGGGAGTATTCCGATGGTATTACAAAGTCGCCATATAGGATATAAACAGCAggcaatgtttagttttgtgtATTGGCCATTTAGCGTCAAACTTATGTGGGCACCAATTGTTGATGCCCTTTACTCCACAAGTTTTGGAAGGAGAAAATCATGGCTTGTCCCAACACAGTATCTCATTGGTATATTTATGATTGTGCTATCTCAACATGTCACAGACTTACTCGGAAACGGAGAGGAAGATTTTATTCCAGATGTGTTCACCTTGACcgttacatttttcatgttaaattTCTTGGCTGCTACTCAGGACATTGCAGTTGATGGCTGGGCATTGACCATGTTGTCGCGACGCAATGTTGGCTATGCGTCTACCTGTAACACAGTCGGACAGACAGCAGGGTACTTTCTAGGAAACGTTTTATTCTTGGCTCTGGAATCATCCgatttttgtaacaaataccTACGGTCAGAACCTTTGCCCTATGGAATTGTTACATTATCTG GTTTTCTATATTTCTGGGGTTTTGTTTTTCTAATCACTACATCGTTGGTATGGTGGTTTAAAAGAGAAAAAGCAGAGCCGTCTGATGATACAGAACCAGGAATCATTGGAACTTACAAATTATTGATTTCAATAGTGCAACTACCAAGTGTCAAGGCATATATAGTCATTTTGATGACTTGTAAG attGGTTTTAGTGCAACAGATGCAGCAACAGGCCTCAAACTGATTGAACATGGAGTTCCAAAGGAACGTCTTGCATTATTAGCGATACCGTTGATTCCGTTACAAATTGTGTTGCCATGGATAATCAGTAAATACACAGCTGGTCCAAGACCAATGGATGTATTTGTGAAAGCTATCCCTTACAG GTTATTTATGGGAATAGTGCTGATGCTGATAGTTTGGTGGACGCCATCTTTTAAATCCGGCAATGATGAGTTTCCATGGTACTATTATGGTCTGGTGATGGTATGCTATGGTCTACACCAG ATAACCTTGTATTGTATGTTTGTTGGTGGAATGGCATTCCATGCTAAAATCAGTGATCCAGCCATTGGTGGTACATACATGACATTGTTGAACACGCTGTCTAACCTTGGTGGCAATTGGCCAAGTACAATGGCTCTATGGTTTGTTGATAATCTGACTTGGAAGTCTTGCATTGATGGTCAGATCCAGGGATTGGACTGTGACAGCAAGATGAATGTTGAG GAATGTACAAAGGCTGGTGGACACTGTGTTACTGATTTTGATGGCTATTATATTGAAGTCATCATCTGCTTCTTCATTGGTTTTCTCTGGCTTCTATGGAAACGGAAAACTGTGCTGAGACTTCAAGAATTAGATGAGTCGGCATGGAAATGTACTTGA